A window from Solanum stenotomum isolate F172 chromosome 7, ASM1918654v1, whole genome shotgun sequence encodes these proteins:
- the LOC125869811 gene encoding uncharacterized protein LOC125869811 — MDSGCSKHMTGSVKNSLSLKALQDKGVSFGDGKKGHILEVGRVGKSLEDSIENVYYVSGLKHSLLSVSQICDKGNKVKFYSDKCIVTSLTNKKVILKARRRKNMYVTDLETTHGDNLTCLSAQSENAILWHMRQGHVSSSLLNKLVSRDLVCGLPKLKFSDVKVCAHVPKGNIPDPHSNQRRIRSDHGTEFENAKLDTFCTESGINHNFSAPRTPQQNSVVERKNRTLVDIARTMLIESNLPQNFWAEAVNTACYVTNRCLIRSLLNKTPYELLNNRKPKLSYLKAFGCKC, encoded by the exons ATGGACAGTGGATGCTCGAAGCACATGACTGGGAGCGTCAAAAACTCCCTTTCACTCAAGGCACTTCAAGATAAAGGTGTCTCATTTGGCGATGGAAAGAAGGGGCACATCCTTGAAGTTGGCAGAGTTGGAAAGTCACTTGAAGATTCCATTGAAAATGTTTACTATGTGAGTGGGTTAAAACACAGTCTTCTCAGCGTCTCCCAGATTTGTGACAAGGGAAACAAAGTCAAGTTTTATTCCGACAAATGCATTGTAACCAGCCTAACTAACAAAAAGGTGATCTTGAAGGCTAGAAGACGGAAAAACATGTATGTGACAGATCTGGAAACAACTCATGGAGACAATCTGACATGCCTCAGTGCTCAAAGTGAAAATGCCATTCTATGGCATATGAGGCAAGGTCATGTGAGCTCGTCTCTATTGAACAAGCTTGTATCTAGGGACCTGGTATGTGGTTTGCCGAAATTGAAGTTCAGTGATGTCAAAGTGTGTGCGCATGTGCCAAAGGGAAACATACCAGATCCTCAttcaaaccaaagaa GGATCAGGTCCGACCATGGAACCGAGTTTGAAAATGCGAAGCTTGATACATTTTGTACTGAAAGTGGTATTAATCATAACTTCTCAGCTCCtagaacacctcaacaaaatagTGTGGTGGAAAGGAAGAATAGAACTCTGGTAGATATTGCCAGAACTATGCTCATCGAGTCTAATCTTCCTCAAAACTTTTGGGCTGAAGCTGTCAATACTGCGTGTTATGTGACTAACAGATGCTTGATTAGGTCTCTCCTGAACAAAACTCCGTATGAACTGCTCAACAATAGGAAACCCAAGCTCAGTTACCTAAAAGCCTTTGGGTGCAAGTGCTAA